GCACTTTCCGAGTGCAGAAGCGATGCGTGATAGTCCTGCCAGCGCTTGCCCAGATCCGTAGTGGCCTGCAAGTCCACCAGATTCTTCAGCGCCTCGAGCTCAGGCTTGCTCAATGGGAAGTTGATCGCCGGGTTGGCGATTGCATAGGGCCGGACAGCTGCCTGCTCTGCGGCGCTGATGTTGTCCGCTGCAAATTTATAGTTCGTGAGCGTTTGAGAGAGACTGCCTCCGGTTGATCCCGCAATGGCGGCCATTCTTTCAACGAGAAAGCCCGGCAGGAAATGCAAACGGATATTCGTTTCCAGATTGACCACGGATAGCCTTTCGGCAGAAAGAATCTGCTGGGCGTCCCTGGTGGTTTGAGTTGCGGCCTCAACCTGGGCTCTTCTTGTGGCCAACTCCGGAAGTTGATTGGCGATGATGGCCATCACCCAGGAAAGTCGCCGCAGCTCCATTGCCGAGCGATAGGCCCTGTCGATGGCGGCATAAGCGATGGATACGTCCGGCACGGGCAACGTCAGACTTTCCCGTATTTTCCTGAAGGACAAATCCTTCATCAGAAAAAACGGATTATGGCCATATAACGAATAAGCGCCCTCGGTGTGGGCCCGATACTCCAACAACTTCGCATGAATAACCTGAATGGTTATTTCCTGATCGGCCTTTACTTTCCGCTCTGGAGAAAGCCCTGCGCCGGCGGCTTGCCGGGCCTGTTCAACTTCATTGTTTGAAGTCGCTCCTATATTGCTGAATATTCCAGCGTACTCGAGATCAATATGTGCCTGAGCATTCTGCTGCTCATGCATCAAGTCATCCCAAATGAATGGGGTTAACGGATCGAGTTTGCCGGAACCTTGACCGGTGCCTCTATGCGGCCCTTCATTCAACCCCCAGCTTCCCGAGAAAAACCCACCCTGTCCCAATCGAACTGGCTTCACCCCCTTGATGGGTATTGGCGCCAGTTCATATTTACCCGGCCCGGTCTGCCTGTGAGGCCCAAGATAATTTTCAATATCACTCATACGACTTCTCCATGTCAGTTATTCCATGTATTGAATTCGCTAACTTCGTTTTCGCCCTCTGCTTTTTCTCGAGGCCTTTTATAGGGCCACGCCGTTAAACACCGCAATAACAAACTTGTAGTGCACTTCCCGAAAACCTGAAGGAAACTTCCTATTCAGGAAATACTGTGTTATGAAATCCTGGTTGCCATCTTCAACTAGATCAGCACCATCAATGCCTTCATATAAATAGAACGACAGGGAGCAGATTTTTATGAAAAAAGGCCTGACCGTACTTGCGTTGCTGATCGTCATTCCCGCCGTCGGGGTCGGCGGCTACCTCTACAGCAAACAACCGACGCGTCAGGGCCAGGTGGAGTTGCGCAACCTGCAAGGCTCGGTGACCGTGCGTTATGACGAGCGCGGTGTGCCGCACATCCGCGCCGAAAACGAGGCCGACCTCTATCGTGCCCTCGGCTATGTGCACGCCCAGGACCGGCTGTTCCAGATGGAAGCCATGCGCCGTCTGGCCCAGGGCGAACTGGCCGAAGTGCTCGGGCCGAAACTGCTCGACACCGACAAACTGTTCCGCAGCCTGCGCATCCGCGAGCGCGCCGCCACTTACGTGGCCAGCCTCGACAAACAGTCACCGGCGTGGAAGGCCCTGCAAGCCTATCTGGACGGCATCAATCAATATCAGGACTCGCACGCCGCCCCTGTCGAATTCGACGTGCTGGGCATCCCCAAGCGGCCGTTCATCGCCGAGGACAGCATCAGCGTCGCCGGCTACATGGCCTACAGCTTCGCCGCCGCGTTTCGCACCGAACCGTTGCTGACCTACGTGCGCGATCAGCTCGGCGCCGATTACCTGAACGTGTTCGATCTCGACTGGCAGCCCAAAGGCGTGCTTGCCAAGGGCCGCGCCAACAGCGCACCGGCACTCGCTGCCGAAGACTGGAAAGACCTGAATGCCCTCGCCCGCCTCAGCGAACAGGCACTGATCGACAACGGCCTGCCGCAGTTCGAAGGCAGCAACGCCTGGGTGATTGCCGGCAGCCGCAGCAAGGGCGGCAAGGCATTACTGGCCGGCGATCCACACATCCGCTTCTCGGTGCCGTCGGTGTGGTACGAAGCGCAGTTGTCGGCGCCGGGTTTTGAACTCTACGGCCATCATCAGGCGCTGGTGCCGTTTGCGTTTCTGGGGCACAACCTGGATTTCGGCTGGAGCCTGACCATGTTCCAGAACGATGACCTGGACCTGATCGCCGAGAAGGTCAATCCAGACAATCCGAACCAGGTCTGGTATCACGGCCAGTGGACCGACATGGTCAGCACCGAGCAGCAGATTGCGGTGAAAGGCCAGGCGCCGGTGACCATCACCCTGCGCCAGTCGCCCCACGGCCCGATCGTCAATGACGCTCTCGGCAGCGCCGCCGGGAAAACCCCGATTGCGATGTGGTGGGCGTTCCTCGAAACACCGAACCCGATCCTCGAAGGCTTCTACCAGCTCAACCGCGCCGACACCCTGGCCAAGGCCCGCGCCGCTGCCGCCAAGGTGCAGGCACCGGGGCTGAACATTGTCTACGCCAACGCCAAGGGCGATATCGCCTGGTGGGCCTCGGCGCTGCTGCCCAAGCGTCCGACCGGGGTCAAACCCGAGTTCATCCTCGATGGCAGCGGCAATCAGGCGGACAAGGACGGCTTCTTCCCGTTCAGCGCCAACCCGCAGGAAGAGAACCCGGCGAGGGGTTATATCGTCTCGGCCAACTTCCAGCCCGTGTCGCCGACCGGCATGGAGATTCCCGGTTACTACAACCTCGCCGACCGTGGCCAGCAACTCAACCGCCAGCTCGCCGACAAGAATGTGAAGTGGGACAACGAGGCCAATCAGAAGCTGCAACTGGGCACCACCACCGGTTACGGCCCTCGCGTGCTGGCACCTCTGCTGCCTGTGTTGCGAGAAGTGGTAAGTGATCCGGCGCAACTGAAACTGGTCGAGCAACTGGCACAGTGGCAAGGCGACTATCCACTGGATTCGGTCAACGCGACGGTGTTCAACCAGTTCCTCTATGACCTGGCTGACGCGGCGATGCGCGATGAACTGGGCAACGACATGTTCGAGACCCTGCTGTCGACCCGCGTGCTCGATGCAGCGCTGCCGCGACTGGCCGCAAACGCCGACTCACCGTGGTGGGACAACCGCAACACTCCGGGCAAGGAGACCCGCGCCGACACCGTGCGCACCGCGTGGCAGGCGAGCATGGCGCACCTGAAACAGACCCTCGGCGACGATGCTTCCGGCTGGCAATGGGGCAAGGCGCACACCCTGACTCATGGTCATCCGTTGGGTCAGCAGAAGCCGCTGGATCGGATTTTCAACGTAGGCACGTTTGCCGCACCGGGCTCCCATGAAGTACCGAACAACCTCTCGGCGAAGATCGGCCCGGCGCCGTGGCCGGTGACCTACGGTCCGTCGACGCGACGGCTGGTGGACTTCGCTGATCCTGCTCACAGCCTGACGATCAACCCGGTCGGCCAGAGCGGCGTGCCGTTCGACAGCCACTATGACGATCAGGCGGAGGCGTATGTGGACGGAATGTATGTGCAGGCGCATTTCAGTGAGGAAGAGGTGACGGCGAATACGCGGAGTACGCTGAAACTGCTTCCAAAGCGGGCTGCGCCTTAAAAGCTGCAACTTGTGATGCTGATAATCTTTCTGACTATCAGTCTGACTCCACAAGCACCCACACGAATTGCTTGATTCAGTTGTTAAAGAGCGGTTGGTTAAGATCTTTCGTCTCAACCGAGGCGCGCATTCTACAGCAGCCTCATTTGCTGTCAAGTGATTATTTTCAGAAGTTTTCGAAGAATTCTTCAACAACTTCAACCACTTGCGCTTCCGATCTCTCGTTAGCGGGAGGCGAATTCTACAGCGTTACACGCTGCTGTCAACACCTCTTTTTCTCCGCTTTCGATCGAGAAGATCGAACCGTTGAAAGCACCAGATAAACCGGCATTTTCAACTCCTTCCAGGCTTCGATGACCTGAAGCAAGTCGCTGTCGAAAACTGCGTAACTCATTGAGTTTCAAGGAGTTTTCCGTTTCGACTGCGCCGGAAGTGGGGCGAATTATAGGCCTCCAGAATCTGCCGTCAACTCTTAATTTCGCTTTTCTTGCAAAACCTGCCTTTTACCCAGCAACCGCGGGATTCGGCGGGTTACCGGCGGCAGTCGCAGCACAAGAAGCAGACCACCTATAGAGGCATAGACCGCCCACTCCTTTAGATCGGCGCGCACAATCCACAACATATGCAGCAATCCCAACCCAAGAATCACATACGCCAGCCGGTGCAACTTCATCCAGCGCGCGCCCATACGACGCTGACTATATCGGTTGGACGTCACCGCCAGTGCCAGCAACCCCAGGAATCCTAGCGTCCCTACAATAATGTAGGGACGCTTGCGCAACTCCACTCCCAGTTGCGACCAATCAAATCCAAGGATGAATGCCATATAGCTGCATAAATGCAAAACCACATACGCAAAACACCAGAGCCCCAACTGCCGGCGAACAGCGATCCACCCTGCCCACCCCGTAAGCTTCTGCAGCGGCGTCATGCTCAACGTGATCAGTAGCAACACCAGCGTCCCGAGCCCAAGTCGATCAACCAGGACTTTTCCGGGATCCGGCCCGAGCAGATCCTCAAAGGCCTGATAGAACCACCACAACGGCCAGATAGCCGCCGC
The sequence above is a segment of the Pseudomonas sp. HS6 genome. Coding sequences within it:
- a CDS encoding penicillin acylase family protein, with the translated sequence MKKGLTVLALLIVIPAVGVGGYLYSKQPTRQGQVELRNLQGSVTVRYDERGVPHIRAENEADLYRALGYVHAQDRLFQMEAMRRLAQGELAEVLGPKLLDTDKLFRSLRIRERAATYVASLDKQSPAWKALQAYLDGINQYQDSHAAPVEFDVLGIPKRPFIAEDSISVAGYMAYSFAAAFRTEPLLTYVRDQLGADYLNVFDLDWQPKGVLAKGRANSAPALAAEDWKDLNALARLSEQALIDNGLPQFEGSNAWVIAGSRSKGGKALLAGDPHIRFSVPSVWYEAQLSAPGFELYGHHQALVPFAFLGHNLDFGWSLTMFQNDDLDLIAEKVNPDNPNQVWYHGQWTDMVSTEQQIAVKGQAPVTITLRQSPHGPIVNDALGSAAGKTPIAMWWAFLETPNPILEGFYQLNRADTLAKARAAAAKVQAPGLNIVYANAKGDIAWWASALLPKRPTGVKPEFILDGSGNQADKDGFFPFSANPQEENPARGYIVSANFQPVSPTGMEIPGYYNLADRGQQLNRQLADKNVKWDNEANQKLQLGTTTGYGPRVLAPLLPVLREVVSDPAQLKLVEQLAQWQGDYPLDSVNATVFNQFLYDLADAAMRDELGNDMFETLLSTRVLDAALPRLAANADSPWWDNRNTPGKETRADTVRTAWQASMAHLKQTLGDDASGWQWGKAHTLTHGHPLGQQKPLDRIFNVGTFAAPGSHEVPNNLSAKIGPAPWPVTYGPSTRRLVDFADPAHSLTINPVGQSGVPFDSHYDDQAEAYVDGMYVQAHFSEEEVTANTRSTLKLLPKRAAP
- the msrQ gene encoding protein-methionine-sulfoxide reductase heme-binding subunit MsrQ is translated as MRYPFWRVGVFIAAAIWPLWWFYQAFEDLLGPDPGKVLVDRLGLGTLVLLLITLSMTPLQKLTGWAGWIAVRRQLGLWCFAYVVLHLCSYMAFILGFDWSQLGVELRKRPYIIVGTLGFLGLLALAVTSNRYSQRRMGARWMKLHRLAYVILGLGLLHMLWIVRADLKEWAVYASIGGLLLVLRLPPVTRRIPRLLGKRQVLQEKRN